The Montipora capricornis isolate CH-2021 chromosome 6, ASM3666992v2, whole genome shotgun sequence genome has a window encoding:
- the LOC138052097 gene encoding uncharacterized protein, whose amino-acid sequence MSILCETQSQLSRHKLPPVFNKRLYKAQAGIVLTDKILGILQRPIAVRRMSEELVAIKPVVAALKEIHKGLQFIKEALSFAMTYERVEADVEINKKVGEKCLSCYYILNGSVEAKYEINNGVFGSHNERSPIDNSKDCEISYTHVAGEYLGLVSGDGPEFDFPPPDKIKTIEVSEFLRVDREQFHKAVRQVQNRCIKEIEDFIEGVAAFRTLPREDKSRLVALMARQEYPAGTVIVNQGDRPEHLFFVAKGRCQYYRSIFIEEVNREEMVELGQIEKGEFFGESSFLDSSQCFCSVASIGSVTCFLVSTWAIKTNENIIRILRENKRHFFTDDDIKHYIRDSDVWQSFKRCTITDLLKINGKCFATIDRGEMASALSRALEYGDAKRLSLKLTNRNDELPGAPKRVEKLFVAPRSSRRRSSAILNCNAAAVVKAVLLLRRNSDAENDNSPSLSFPTGRFSSFQSCKQVKADEMFPHRPRVESGRKSRCKGKEKMRTLPIFRRTESVEIQTTRRTLRRPKSEDSGCGNSRRRSPNDRRKGSKVDHTDPTRKQGNKIPKTRKKMNCKVDLKGPSIHEWPNGPLREATFNMQSMDSSSRFLPSAAMERSVVQKPNVVIKEIINTGIPGRRLSPKSYRRFERSVFDVMDQESNSEASSSDEDNAKSPVLNPWNVSFASSKWLANVRMRRRNTRDQDGNDDAGQPPIIVIEDWSPGTENSSAEAMDPTDASPLVASRMAPLKKMSRTTTPVLDNVAEESEEEIQRYDEDLVPSERWRTSIHEARDTCKQQLIEFKKEIETLEEQRKNYKYQTLGNQTPDKNEDNSEKKAKQSDVIETCTEQNVPGKDGCKTVTEESNHLRRSSLINVSRGRSTTFSDVGNQISMEKVVDNQRLRRTQSLSRFRLISLSAPNKISRSPASIKNGHKSNMSQDQDHTEETDIAMQTMRIKSSRIERRRLLLRKKIEELDKNAQ is encoded by the exons ATGTCCATTTTGTGTGAAACACAATCACAGTTGTCAAGGCACAAATTACCGCCGGTTTTTAACAAGCGACTCTATAAGGCGCAGGCTGGAATTGTACTGACGGACAAGATCCTCGGGATACTGCAACGACCTATAGCTGTGCGACGAATGAGTGAAGAACTTGTCGCAATAAAACCAGTTGTCGCAGCATTAAAGGAAATTCATAAAGGTCTTCAGTTTATAAAAGAGGCTCTTTCCTTCGCGATGACGTACGAAAGAGTTGAAGCTGATgtggaaataaacaaaaaagtgGGAGAAAAATGCTTGTCGTGTTACTACATTCTGAACGGGTCGGTTGAGGCCAAATATGAGATCAACAATGGAGTATTTGGCAGCCACAACGAGCGTTCGCCAATTGACAACTCGAAAGACTGCGAAATAAGCTACACACACGTAGCAGGGGAATATCTTGGACTCGTATCTGGAGATGGACCCGAATTCGACTTTCCTCCAccagataaaataaaaacaatcgAGGTCAGTGAGTTCTTACGGGTAGACCGAGAACAATTCCACAAAGCGGTAAGGCAGGTTCAGAACCGGTGCATTAAGGAAATTGAAGATTTTATTGAAGGAGTTGCAGCTTTTAGGACGCTACCGAGAGAAGATAAAAGCAGATTAGTCGCCTTGATGGCTAGACAG GAATATCCAGCTGGAACAGTGATCGTAAATCAAGGAGATCGACCAGAGCACTTGTTCTTTGTCGCGAAAG GTAGATGCCAGTATTATAGAAGCATCTTCATTGAAGAAGTAAACAGAGAAGAGATGGTGGAGCTTGGACAAATTGAAAAAG GTGAATTCTTTGGTGAATCCAGTTTTCTAGACTCCAGCCAATGTTTTTGCAGCGTTGCCAGTATTGGATCTGTTACCTGTTTCCTAGTTAGCAC GTGGGCGATAAAAACGAATGAAAACATCATTCGTATCCTTCGTGAGAATAAACGCCATTTTTTCACTGATGATGATATCAAGCACTACATCCGGGACAGTGACGTCTGGCAGAGCTTTAAACGGTGCACAATAACagatcttttaaaaataaatggAAAGTGTTTTGCCACTATTGACAGGGGCGAAATGGCTTCAGCACTGTCAAGAGCCTTGGAGTACGGAGACGCAAAAAG GCTATCATTAAAATTGACAAACCGCAATGATGAACTTCCAGGTGCCCCAAAAAGAGTTGAGAAACTGTTTGTGGCTCCTCGGTCATCTAGGCGTCGGTCGTCGGCCATTTTAAACTGTAACGCTGCCGCTGTTGTGAAAGCCGTTCTGTTGCTGAGAAGAAACTCGGATGCAGAAAATGACAATAGCCCCAGTTTGTCCTTCCCCACCGGTAGATTTAGTTCATTTCAAAGTTGCAAACAAGTTAAAGCAGACGAGATGTTTCCCCACAGGCCCAGGGTGGAGTCTGGGAGAAAATCACGATgtaaagggaaagaaaagaTGAGAACACTACCAATTTTCCGTAGAACAGAGAGCGTTGAAATTCAAACAACCAGAAGAACTTTGAGGCGTCCAAAAAGTGAAGATTCGGGTTGCGGAAACTCAAGAAGACGTTCACCCAACGATAGAAGAAAGGGTAGCAAGGTAGACCATACGGATCCTACAAGAAAACAAGGGAATAAAATTCCAAAAACcagaaagaaaatgaattgTAAGGTAGATTTGAAAGGACCCTCAATTCATGAGTGGCCTAATGGACCTCTTAGGGAAGCAACTTTTAATATGCAAAGCATGGACAGCAGCTCGAGATTTCTTCCTTCTGCCGCTATGGAGAGAAGTGTCGTCCAAAAGCCCAATGTTGTCATCAAAGAAATTATCAACACGGGAATCCCTGGTCGTCGACTTTCTCCAAAAAGTTATCGTCGATTTGAAAGAAGTGTCTTTGATGTTATGGATCAGGAGTCAAATTCGGAAGCCAGCTCATCAGATGAAGATAATGCCAAAAGTCCTGTGTTAAATCCATGGAACGTGTCTTTTGCTTCAAGTAAATGGTTGGCCAATGTTCGGATGAGGCGAAGGAATACGCGCGATCAAGATGGAAACGATGATGCTGGCCAGCCACCGATTATTGTTATCGAAGATTGGTCACCTGGTACAGAGAATTCCTCCGCAGAAGCGATGGATCCCACTGACGCTTCTCCGTTGGTGGCAAGCAGAATGGCGCCATTAAAGAAGATGAGTCGAACAACGACACCAGTGTTGGATAACGTAGCGGAAGAGAGCGAAGAGGAGATTCAGAGGTACGACGAGGACCTTGTGCCCTCGGAAAG ATGGCGTACATCCATTCACGAGGCTCGTGACACATGCAAACAGCAGTTAATTGAGTTCAAGAAAGAAATTGAAACTTTGGAGGAACAGAGAAAGAACTATAAATACCAAACATTAGGAAATCAAACACCGGATAAAAATGAGGACAATTCCgaaaagaaagcaaagcagTCAGATGTAATCGAAACTTGCACGGAACAAAATGTCCCAGGAAAG GACGGGTGCAAAACCGTGACCGAAGAAAGTAACCACCTACGTAGAAGCTCCTTAATAAACGTCAGCAGGGGTAGATCCACCACATTTTCAGACGTCGGTAATCAG ATTTCAATGGAAAAGGTTGTTGATAATCAACGGCTTCGTAGAACGCAGTCTCTCAGTCGATTCCGGCTTATCAGCCTGTCAGCCCCAAATAAAATCTCAAGGTCACCAGCAAGCATCAAGAATGGTCACAAGTCCAACATGTCACAGGATCAAGATCACACAGAGGAAACGGACATTGCTATGCAGACGATGCGAATTAAATCAAGTAGGATCGAGAGACGGAGACTGCTGCTTCGAAAGAAAATAGAAGAACTAGATAAAAACGCTCAGTAG